The genome window agatgagaacactgctagatgattgtgaacagtctctctgcgttgtccttgtcttcttccctttctttctcttccttttctgccttgatctccttcttctctttggaatcccgtggccccaaagatctgcctcgttgctgtctttttatagccttaatctgcctataaaacgcagccaccacacctccctaatcttaattagggttaggttaagaaggggtgtgggctgtgggctgataaaatcTACATggactgaatatgggccatcagcccaacaccaCATTCATGTTGCTTTACTGCACCATTCGCCAGCAGGAGATGAAGGAATGGTGCAGCAATCCTCGAGTTTGgcggcatctctctctctctctctctctctctctccagactGCAACAGATGTTGGATTATGGCTGCTGATACTGAGAAGCTTCTCTGTATCGAGTTATCGCCTTAGTAGGTGAGGGTTGAGATTACAATATAAATTATCTTTATTTATTGTTAGTAGAATATAGAGTTTATCTGACCTCTTCATTcattattagaaaaatatattagTAGATATCATCGAGTATATCAATTTGagattatcataataataatatatgtttTGTATTCACTTTATTCGAGATTTTTTAGTATTTGAGAATATATTTATGAGGTTCTCACTGAACTTATTTTGTTGATATATCTAGTTTTTGGTTTAAACAATAATCTTCTAACTATACTAAAtcttattgtaaaagaaaattgATATGTAACATCTTTATGGTATATTAAAAACATGTAGGCACCATGAGCCTATCATCGGTATCTAGCTATATCAGTTGAAAATTCTTTGATAAGTAGATCGAGTATTTAAGAATTGTGTGTTACCATAACTTGATAGCCGATCTTTTTCGATTAGAGTTTTGAGAATTCGATACTATATTGGATATTCATGGATTTTAGTGTATCATGCTAATAATATTGTTGATTGAACTTATTTGATTACCTTCACTTGATCAATATCCTTTTAATTCACTATAATTTTAGAAGAATTCCTTTTGCTTATATTGACACTAAATGGTTAAAGATAATTAACAAAGAAAGAAATGTCAATTGTTTTTTCCCTTATCTTAGAAAAAAGAATGAGAAAACTAAAGTTAGATAATAACCTTGTTCTAAGATATTTCCTTATATATTATTTAAGAGATTTGCTTGGATTATCCTAGAATAGGTAAATtgaatttattattgaactagaaGAGCTAAAGAAACATTAACCTAGTGTATCCCAATAGGGATGCACCTGTTATGTTCATGGAAGAAAGATGAGTGACCGAGATATATCTTAACTCTAGACAATACAACTAAGAGAttataaagaataaatatatgttttctaataaaaataatttgtcCGATCAAAGTGcattcaaagattgatttgagttctaaattttttaagaaaataattttctaatagtATCTTTTGGATTAACTAAAATATAGGTTGCCTTAATGAATATCAGAACTTCCATTCGTATCGAGAAAaaattattatcatatatatagatgatatTCAAATATAATTCAAGAGTAAAATGAAATATGAATATCATCTTACATAGCTCATAAAGTtctaagataaagaaaaaaaatatgtcaaattgaGTAAGTGTAACTTTTAGTTTAATGACCTTACGCGTGTTAGGCGATTGAGTCTTTTTATTGctccataaaaaaattaaaattatattaaattaaaaataattacgtTATAACAAAGGTTAGGAATATGTCTTTAAATGTTCAAAATGAAGGTCAAGCACTAAAGACTTATTAGTAAATCTCAAAAAACATCAATCCTTAAATAAAGGTGGGAGTAGGTTAATGTAAAATAAATAGATAATAAAATTTGGATGATTATGGATCCTCTAACTAAGCCTATCAATTTTCTTCATGTTAATAAGAGTTAATTAATTAACAAGCTAATAGATTTATATGTTAGATAGATCATATTATATTAGGTAGAGATTTTATTTTAGGGAAGTTTGTAAAATGTTTTGGGCATACGGTAAAGAGATAATATAACTTTTTCAAACTTGAACTAATAACTAGACTAGACAATATTGACGAGATTTTTATAAGAACATATGTCTTATTTAGACGGAGAAAGAAAGCTTTTTGGACCATATATAATTCAAAATGATGCTTATGTTGTCCAAAGAATCTATTAGACTATTAACAACACGaaaaaagagataaaataatCGATAGAGAAGGGATTCTCTAACAAGAGGGGTTATGAGATTcgataaaatgataatttaacTCTTAGATTTATAGGCCTTGTTAAAATCTTGCATAACATCATATTTGTGTCTTGCATAGCTCTACCACCAACTACTAAGCATACATGATGAATTTTATTTCATGATGCTCGAAAATCATCAAATGTTCTTGAAAGAAGTGTGTCTTGAAAAATATAAGTTTATATTATTAGTAAATATTTGCTTGAAGCAATATCAAGCGAAAAGTATGTCAAGGAATAATATccatattttttttccttgagATAATTCAAATTTGAGTACCAAATTACTAAAGATAGAAAGAAATATAATCACTAAAATTTTATTCCCCAattcttaaattaaaattttctatagtTAAAACCCTATCTTAATATTTTTACTTTATTTCCTTACATGTGTAAAAGAAAAATCAGCTAACAATTAAAATCTATTGCCGATTATGTGCTAGCAAGTtaggaataaaaatataaatttaaaataagataatataaaaaattaaaatttaatttgtaCTCTCGAAGCGAACTTCGTCCTCTCCTATTTAATGATGGGCAAATCCAAATTTCGTTCATCAATCGGCGCATTAGTGAGGGGCATCCAAAGGAAGGTGGACCAATGTGATGGAGAAGGGTAATTTCATATCTCTCATTTATTGTTTTtagattatttaatttataattttatttgtttatgaattttgataatttgattcataatttttagtattcttttttgttatttatatatgATTTCTAATATAATTCCGTGAGATTCATgcaactaaatttatatttataatatttcatcATAGTATGTTTAgaatttttttgtgttttttttttaagttattattaaaataattcttatatttagatactgtaatttttttgtttataattacatgttgatttaaatttttattaaaaaaaatagattgaaatCATACTACAAGAGATTCTGATCTATTTCGATCGAGTTTGACTTAGTGAGACTAGTCAATCGAATTAGATCGAACCCAACCCACTCAATCATTGGCTGGATTTGGACCATAGTCCCTATGGCTCGACGGGTTGGTGTGGCTCAGTTAGCTCCCTTGCAGTCTAACCAGTGATCCCCCACGGATCACTTGCAGTCCCTTGTGACCTGCTTTGTGAAGTGATCGAATCAAATCAATTCAGTTCAATCTATCTGAGGTGATTCTGGTTGGGTTCCAATCAGTACAATCAAATTTGGATCAATCTAGATTCAATTAGGTCAATTCAATTATTAAAGCTTGTTCGTGCCGCTATATTCTACGTATCCAACAGCGTGTCGATCGCTAGTGGGCCACAGGTGGGCTTCTTCGGGCCCAATTTGGCTCGAACTCCGCACGTGATGTCCTCCCGCTTGCGACCTAATCGGTCCCGATCGATCGATTTGGTTGGTGGGACGTCGTGGGACCCACTATCGATCGATTTGGTCGGTGGGACGTAGTGGGGCACACGATCGATCGTTGAAACCCAATGGGAAGCTTCGTTTCCCTACTAGACTGCATAGCCGACCAACCAAATCAAATCATCGGCATCCTCTGATGCCGTCTCTTTTCCGGCAATGGGCGAACGACAGGTTTACCTCCGATTTGGGTGATATTCTAATCTAATGGGAAACGACATCCTCCGCCCTTCTCCAGCCAAAGTGAGGCGCTGTCGGAGACGACGAAGTCGTCAACCAAGCTCCAAGGCGCCACTGTGTTGCACCACTGGCTCTCCGTGATGCTTCCCGTCGTGGTTAGCGGCTTTCTCAGGTAAACCTGGGAACAGCATCCCCGCATGTTCTCGGGGAATATCGTCGGGTGTTTGGAGCTATGGAGGCCAAAGCAGTGTTTGATGTGTCTCGAAATATGATTGTGGTGGCAAATGTTTGACCTGGATGTTCTTTCACTGGTCAAATGGTTCTTGGGACCCGGGAGCAGGGTTTTGGAGTCTGTCGCCGTAAGATCTTTGTTCTCAATGATTGGCCTCAGAATGTGATGTTGATGGCAAAGGTGTAATCTTTTTTCGTAGTCTTGTTTGTTTGTGTTGATCCGTGGGGCGAGAAAGAGATGTTGGTACTCTGATTCCTTTCCTGTTCCGTTTGGAGTTGTTTGGAGGCTCATTCTGTGCTTCGCATACTTGCTTGCTAATAATTCTTTGTTCGATTCATTCGTAAGTGGTTGTTGGTTCGAAGGAAGTGAAGGCGATTCTGGGGATGTTCTCTGTCATGATATGCAGAGAAGGAGATGAAACCTTTGGGTCGTTTGGGCGTCGGATTGACTCTAGTCTCAGGCTACATCTTCTTGGTTCTTGTTGCAGAGTATTACTTTTCTttctgaggaagaagagaagaaccaACAGAGACGTGGAAGCCAACTACGCTGGCCTTGCCATGGCGTTCCCCAGTCTTTGCTGCTGGAAGGGACAGTCTGACGAGAGCTACACAGTTCTCGAACCTCAACAAGTCTCCATTTCGTCGAACGGAGCAGCTTACTCTGACGACGAGCGGCGCCACCTCCGATCCAACTCCACTAAGGATATGTTTGCGATGCCATTTGGAGGAGAAGACACAGAGGACGCAGAGCTCTGGTGCTATGCAGGTCCTTCGAGGCTTCTCTTCACCAtcatagaggaggaggaggaagacttgGAGACCGAGGATGGGGAATCCACAGTGGGGGAGAACACCGAACGTTCCGCAGAGAGGACCTTGAGAAATATGCTAGAGATGTCGCAGGAAGATGATTCGACTTTGATGCCGTCTTCTCCACCTCCGACGCTCAAGTTCCTCATGGACGCAGAGGAAAAGCACTACAAGAAGATGCTAATGGACAAAGCGCTAAAGGTTCAAAGAAGCTGTAACCTTAACGAAAGCAGGGAGAAGAAGGAAGCTTCTGTTGCTCCTCATCCTCCCGTTGCTGCCTCCTCCCCCACAGGCACACGGTCACAGTTACAAGGACAGATGATTAGTCCATCACCTTCTTCTCCCTTAAACATCACAAGTGCGAATGAGAAACCACGTCCCATTTCCGATTGATCTCTGTAAAGTTGGTGAAGATGAATACAAATCTATCCTTGACATCGTTCCAGATGTGCAGTGAAGCTGTTTGTTCATGTTGTCTTCTTGTTTTTGTTCAGTGCTTCTCCTTCAGcttcagcatcatcatcatctttcttACACCCCTCCATCTTGAGGTGGCCGCAATTACAAGACATGAGAAAGCTGATATCAATATTCTCCAACAAGCAAAAAGCTGCATCTTTGTCATCTTGTTGAACGCTGATGATATTAGTGCAATGTTCTGAGAGATGATTAGTGTATCTTGAGAGAAGTGACAACCTTGGAAGAGTCGGACATGATGACCACCATGTCTTGGCCTCTGTGTAAACAACAAACATATATGATATGATGAGGGAACAATGTGGTGACCAACCCAAAGCTTATTTTTATGCACTAACAATGATTCATGGGTTTGACTTAGGTTAGGACATGGATGTTCCATCAGATCAATTGATCGACTCCAAGCATTATCTAGTGTGCCCTCAGTGTATCGTCCCTGTTCCTCCATGGCTGCATGCTCAAGCCTGTAGAGCAGAGAGGCTGTGTGAGGCCTGTGAGAGTAGACAGTAGAGAGCATGTGAACCATGAAGATGATGGCCATGGTGTGCACATGGAACAAGATTCTGGCTGTGCTCACCACAGCATCTGTCGTTTCTTGCAGCGCACAGGATGAGGTACCATCAACTCGATACTCTTCCCCAGAACATGGCTCGGTTGACTGTTCTGATTGGAAGAAAACTCTGTAATCTCATGTTCTGATCACTGAGTACCCGGTGGCTCGAACACGATCTGATGGAGTCCAGCTTCAGAATGCTCGGAAAGAGAGCTCACCGAACGGCGAAGACTGGCCATCCCACCACCattacagcagcagcagcagctgcacaCCGACTGGTCCTCCTGCTGAACTCCACAGGTCATGAAGCAGTAAAgtagctttttcttcctcttcgtgACAAGAAGACAATTTCCTTTTCAGGTGAATAGGGGCCTTTGTTACGATACGAGGGTTAACAAAGTGGGAATTGGAATTGTACTAATTGGGGGGATTTCCCACTCATTTAATTGAAAAAATTAACATAGCTGAGAATTTAGGATTTGTTGTCGTCGTTATTgtataataaaaaagataaattcctCATGCAcagtctcaattttttttttgtaaataaattttttttatttactccGATATAacgtattttatattaaaaaagatGAGATTATCTATGGTCAATATCTCTGTCCTATCATTCCGCTATGACCACCATCGTTCCTCACCATTGTCTATCATCTTTACTCCATAATGAGATTTTGTCGATCTTATCGTCGTCTACCGAAACTGTTTCGTATTTGTCCCATTGTCAATCTTGATGAAGGAGAAAAAGGTGATCATAATAGGgtttcctctctctctttctcttgcaTACGACCCATTGCTCTAGTTATTGCCAATGTTTACTTCCTGAACTGTTTTACAAACCTAATAGAGTGATAGTGACGAGTGTGCTCCTTCAGCGTAAGAGGGCTTAGAATCCAGGATATAGGGTAATAAGGATGACAAAGTTGATAATGAGTAGGTAGGGTGATGAGGACGGTAAAATTTACGATGAGGATGATAGGGCAATAAGGTCAATGATAGGGATGATGAGCCTTAGGTACATCAACAGTAACAAATGAAGATAAGTTGGAAAGCAAAAATGATGGGATAAAAATGAAATCACGTTATCACATAGGTGATGATTAACTGGTGAATATCAACGGTAATTGTGCCTTTTAGAATGGGCGCTCTAcaagcaaatttttttttttttagaattttattttaataaaaattcatATAATATATTGGAGTAATAGGacagcaaaataaataaataaacgagAAGATGACATCAATAGTGATTAATGAGACAGGCCGTAGCAAACGGCTAAATCAccaattcaaaattcaaataaagcaACACGACCAGCTTCTTGACCCTTTTCTCCACCGAAGCCATGtttgcttctgctgctgctgctaccatCACCATGGACGCTCCTTTCTTCCATGAGCTACGAAAGCAGGCTTCCTACTTCCTCAAGCAAAAGATCCAGACAGCGCGATTGGCTCTCACCGACGTCACTCCCGCTCAACTGTAAGCTCGTCTTGTGTCCCCCCGCCATCGACATGAATCTCTTTCTCATGCTGAATCCATGCTCGATCGGTCACGCAGACTGACTGAGGAAGCTACCAACGCGAGCTCGTCGGCGCCGGACGCCAAGACCATGCGCTGCATATCGCGGGCGGCCTTCGAGATCGACGACTACTGGAGAATCGTGGAgattttgcacaaaaggtttggTTTTCGCTTCAGCGCTTCATCGACAGGCGCAGTCTGATCCTTCTGATGCCATCCATGCTGGTTTACCAGGTTCGACAAGCTCGACAGGCGGCAGTGGAGAGAGCCTTACAAGGCTCTGATACTTCTCGAGTATCTCCTCACCCACGGACCTGGGAGCATCGCGGATGAGTTCCAGAGCGATACAGAAGCTATACGAGATCTCGGTAACATCGAGTACATCGATGAACGGGGGTTAGCACTTATGATCCCGGTACATGTAGTCGTGCTCTGTTGGTGTTCGATCCTCTGTTTGCCTCAGCTTCGGTGGTTTCTTCACAGGTTCGATTGGGGCGTGGCTGCGAGAGAGAAAACAGTGAGGGTCCTGAAGCTGCTGGAGAAAGGGCCACATCTCAAGGAAGAGCGCGAGCGGGCGAGAAAGATCTCTCGTGGGATTCAAGGATTCGGTAGCTTCAACCTGAGTTGGTCATCAACCGCTGTTCATCGACCTGAGTTGGTAGATTCAAGGGTTCTTGATGCAATCGTCAACAGCGAAAAGGAGAACTCGAAGCGCGATGCAGGGATCGATCGACAGATAAGGAGAGCGGCAGGAACAGCAAGAAGAAGACCCCTACAAGAGAACTCAGGCTACAAGAATTTGGCAACCGAGGGAACTGCAAGTCCGGCTACAACAAAGATGCATCTTCCAGAGGAATCAAAGCCACTGCTACATTACTGACGAAGGGAGATTTAATTCCTCAAAGATCTCTCTTTTGATGATTTCCAGAATCACAACTTGGATCACCTGCTCAAGAGTTGACAGAAGCTTCTACTGCGGGGTTTTTGATGTCATGTTTCCTGATCAATCCAGTCTCAACATCCTTTGTTCAAAAGAGTCACATACTCTCAATGTGCTTGAGAAAGGCATGATGTTGACTTCTTGTCTGCAACTTTTCCTTCATATTTGCATGTTTACTTCTAGTCTTTGCATTAGGTGGAGTCCTCTTTTGACAGCTCTAATTTATGAGCATATGTTGCATTGATGATTGAATATATGAATTGCGAGATTCTTTTCTGTGCTTTGATTCATGTATCATCATAAACcctgatttgaagaagaaagagGATGCCTTCACCTTCCAACATAATATGCAGTATACGGTAGAAATCTCTACTTtggatgataattatttatattattaataaatgctcattttttgtttatataaatCCAAAAACAGAAATATACCAAATTCCATAATTTCCAAAATTCATTTCGTTGAAATTAAcagaaattattttataataaatgttTACTACTCTGAATCATAGTAGTTGAGCATTCTTTGGTTGGATTTTAGACATTTAATCCATATTTTTACACCTCTTCTTGGGAAAAACAATTAATTATTGATGAATTTAGACATAGAAAAGACTTTTAAGTAAATGATTTCTCGGAGTTATAATAtcgttttaaattatttttcttgacggTTCGCCGTTAGGGGCGTAAAAAACGGTAAAAAGGAGAGGAGGGGAGGGAAGAAGAACACCGGAAATGGAGCGGAGGGGCGATCGCTTCTCCCACCTCTCGGCCTCGTCCCCGATCGTTACCCAACACTTGTACGCATCTCATCCCCTTCCTCCCATTCGATTCAATTGCTTCTCTCTTCCCTCCTCTGTTTTCTTTTAGCTCTGGTTTCGATCATCCCACCACCCCCCGAGTTGTTGTTCTTGTTTCTACAGACGCAGCTCCATCTACATGGCTTTGATTGACGGATTGAGACCCAGCCATTCGCGGTCGGATCTGGTTCTCCTGCCGTCGCGCGGCGTCGAGCGGATCGGAGGTCGCATGCTATTCGTCTGTTGACGCCCCCAAAATGGCCGACGCCCTGCGGCATGAAAATGATCACCCAGGATGCATGCAGAGCCTCCTCCATTTCCTCGATCTGCACCAGCGTCTTCGCATACGGAAAACCTTGGCGTATCGAAGAAGCAGCTCCGCGAGTAAGTGGTTTTCTTTTCCGTAGCCCGTtgatgtttgtttgtttgttttgatttttgtttcgGACGAGACATTGAATAAAAAATCGAACCGAAAAACTAAACCTAAATCCAAATGCTATAGATAGTTTCAATTCGATATTATCTTCTTCGATTCGATTAATAGGTTTGGATTgaagattttaatttaaaaatatcaatataaccGAGTTCATTCCCTTCAATCCTTAATCGATTCAAATTGGTCTAAAGACTTTAAAGGCATACTATAAATGAGCAtatttgtttatgttatcttttttttcttgttttaatcTTTACTAATATAAAATGAAGATTCTGTATTTGATTGGGTATTCAGTTGTTGTCGAGAATGCTTAGGATGACAATTGTGAAATAAATTTTTTGAGAATGTTCACACAATTGAACAAAGATTCTGGTTTGATTCACTTGAGCGGAACCATTTCACTGAGTCGATCGATTCAAttgaaaatatatcttttttaaattatttaaaattaaaaatcgaTCAACTAGTTAACCAAACCTGATTAATATGCTTTAAATCAGTTCAATTAGATCGGTCCGAACTGATTCCGGTTCGGACTACCTTATGTTAATGAAACCGAACTATTTTCTAGTTCGATTTGGTTCGATCCTTAATGATTCATTTCTACGTTGAAATCCATAAAAGAAGTATATGGATTCCATGCTAATATGATATGCTAATATGACATCTACAAATTAATTACTCCAGAATTAGAACCTGCGGCAGAAATCAGCACAATACACTTTAAACCTCCAAAAGAAAATGTCTGTAGTTCTTATATCTGTTTGTACATGTAATTGCATGGTAGTTCAACTGCTCTTTGGTATTTCTGCTGTCGGGCTACATGTTTAGTCATGGCATTCTTCCTGCAGGGGTCAAATCTCCAAAGAAGAAACAGAACAGTGCTTCAGTTGGCGACGATCAGAACTCTTTGGATAAAGATGAAGACTTGCTTGTAAATTCTTACCTTGCTTTTCAAGTTTCTGCTTCTTCCAGATTTCCTGAACGTTGCATGACATGCCACTTCGGTTGGTTTTCAGACCAAAAACAAAGAGAATTCTGGAGGCAGAAGCTCCCCTAATGCTCTTATGAAAAGCTTGATCTCCAGAAGGAGGTCCAGGGAGAAGGATAAGAAGCAAAACACTTCCCCCTCATCATCACAGATGCAGCGCACCCTCTCCATTCATCACTTGGAAAGCGATGACTATGTCTCTCCTGATGAACTTACTCCTCAAAATGAGAACTTTGCAACTGAGCTTACCTCAGATGAGACTGAGTGCTCTTCTAGCAACGAAGCTGTGCCACCTTTGCCAATGACAAGCGATACAGCGACTATTGAGAAGCAATCTCGATTTGGCAGAAGCAAGAGTCACGTGAATTGGGCGAGTCGCCACCAGCTCGTTGACAAGAAGTTAAATGTAGCAAGAGACTCCATACCAAATGACTTAGGGAGAGATGCTGCACTCTATAAATCCAAAGAGTTCATGGAGATGATGCAGTTGTTCAGCGAGAACAAGGAACTGTTCCTGAAGTTTCTGCAGGATCCTACCTTTATTTTCACTGATTACACGCAAGAACAAGCAGCTTCGATTTCAGCCATGAAACTGACCAAGTCTGGTTCATTTCCTGCTGCAGGATGGTCTCATAGAAACAGACCACTAAGCCTTGATGATAAACACGAAGAAAATGGATCTATAGATGCACCATCTTCGACTTGCAATGCCGTCGAGGATGGTACACATTCCATGGAATCAATGGTTCATCCAGATGCTGCTAACATGCTTAAAGCAGAATCTGAAGCTTTAGACCGCGTTGAACTTGGTTTTGCAGGAACAAAGAACACGAAGAATGTTGGAAATGTTTCGACACGATTTAAGGTCCTTAAGCAGAAGATAAAGTGCATCATCAAGGAGAACAAGAAGGAACACCAAAGGATCTCCATGGATAGCATCCTTCACAAGATTCCTTATGGCGAGAAAGTCTCAGAAAATGTGAAGAAAGAAGCCGAGGGTCTCTGGCATCGTAGACTAGGCAAGAGCATCTCGAGAGCTAAGAAGATTGGACTTCTTTCTTCAAGCAACAAGCAGACGCTTCGAAGTATCAGGAAGTCTTCCTCTCTCACAGAATCCTTGGGCAGGTACTCGCAGTTGCTAGAATCTGTTTCGAGCACAGAATCTAAGAGGTCTCCTGACATGTCAACGATGATTAAAGAAGATACAGATTCACTGAGGCAGAAGACACCAAAAGTATTGAAAAGGATATTTTCGCTTCCAGAACTTCCTACGGGTTCTGCGAGCAAAGATCTCAGGAATGAAGTCTCTAATTCTCAGTTACTGGTGCGACCAACTTCAAGAGCTGTGGCTCGTAGTACAACTGTGAAAACCTGTGACACTAGTCTGCTGGATTCAGTAGCTGTTCTTACCTCCAATGAACAAAGCATTGAACCAGAGAAGCTGGTAGAACATTTCACGGGGGAAGATGTTAGTGGGATACCTGTTGAAACCGAAGAACCGTCGGTGCCAATTGATGAACAAGAACAGTCCATAGTAGACGAAGATAGCTTTAGCTCCCTGGACGGCAGCAAGATCTTGGTCACAGACTCGAAAGTTCACGAGGATACTACAAGTCCAACAGGGGAAACTCCACAGAGCGAGACTGAGGAGTCGGAGTTGATGACCATTGCAGAAGCTGATTTTGGCATCGATGCCTCTCTTACTATGGAAAATTTAGAACAGCAGCAGATTGAGGAGATACCAACTCAAACAAAGTTCAGTGAATTCAGCTCTTTCCACATCCAAGTGCACGAAGGGGAGGAGGCCGAGTTCGAATACGTGAGGAACATACTCATGATGTCTGGCTTCAGCAGCGAAGAGGCCTTTGGAGAATGGCACTTGCCGGACCAGCCCGTCGACCCATCACTCTTCGAAGACTCACTGGATGATCTCGAGACTGCTGCAGCTGAACCAAACATCACGCTCAAGCACATGCTCCTGTTCGATCTCATCAACGAAGTGTTGCTGGAAACATACGACACCTCGTTCGCTTACTGCCCCTGGGTTCTGCACGCCGACTGCCAGATCCGGCCATTGCCGGTGGGTCACCGAGTGCTTGAAGAGGTGTGGGCAGTCATCAGCAAGCACCTCAGCTATCAACTGCTGCTGGATCAAACAGTGGAGAGTACCGTAGCTCGAGACTTCACGAGGAACGACGGCTGGATGAACCTTCAACATGATACCGAGTACGTAGCTCTGGACCTGGAAGATTTGTTGTTGGAAGACATGATCGATGAGATT of Musa acuminata AAA Group cultivar baxijiao chromosome BXJ1-7, Cavendish_Baxijiao_AAA, whole genome shotgun sequence contains these proteins:
- the LOC103991807 gene encoding uncharacterized protein LOC103991807, producing the protein MADALRHENDHPGCMQSLLHFLDLHQRLRIRKTLAYRRSSSARVKSPKKKQNSASVGDDQNSLDKDEDLLTKNKENSGGRSSPNALMKSLISRRRSREKDKKQNTSPSSSQMQRTLSIHHLESDDYVSPDELTPQNENFATELTSDETECSSSNEAVPPLPMTSDTATIEKQSRFGRSKSHVNWASRHQLVDKKLNVARDSIPNDLGRDAALYKSKEFMEMMQLFSENKELFLKFLQDPTFIFTDYTQEQAASISAMKLTKSGSFPAAGWSHRNRPLSLDDKHEENGSIDAPSSTCNAVEDGTHSMESMVHPDAANMLKAESEALDRVELGFAGTKNTKNVGNVSTRFKVLKQKIKCIIKENKKEHQRISMDSILHKIPYGEKVSENVKKEAEGLWHRRLGKSISRAKKIGLLSSSNKQTLRSIRKSSSLTESLGRYSQLLESVSSTESKRSPDMSTMIKEDTDSLRQKTPKVLKRIFSLPELPTGSASKDLRNEVSNSQLLVRPTSRAVARSTTVKTCDTSLLDSVAVLTSNEQSIEPEKLVEHFTGEDVSGIPVETEEPSVPIDEQEQSIVDEDSFSSLDGSKILVTDSKVHEDTTSPTGETPQSETEESELMTIAEADFGIDASLTMENLEQQQIEEIPTQTKFSEFSSFHIQVHEGEEAEFEYVRNILMMSGFSSEEAFGEWHLPDQPVDPSLFEDSLDDLETAAAEPNITLKHMLLFDLINEVLLETYDTSFAYCPWVLHADCQIRPLPVGHRVLEEVWAVISKHLSYQLLLDQTVESTVARDFTRNDGWMNLQHDTEYVALDLEDLLLEDMIDEIVLEFAGLSCSSMLHVPYYN
- the LOC135679898 gene encoding epsin-3-like gives rise to the protein MFASAAAATITMDAPFFHELRKQASYFLKQKIQTARLALTDVTPAQLLTEEATNASSSAPDAKTMRCISRAAFEIDDYWRIVEILHKRFDKLDRRQWREPYKALILLEYLLTHGPGSIADEFQSDTEAIRDLGNIEYIDERGFDWGVAAREKTVRVLKLLEKGPHLKEERERARKISRGIQGFGSFNLSWSSTAVHRPELVDSRVLDAIVNSEKENSKRDAGIDRQIRRAAGTARRRPLQENSGYKNLATEGTASPATTKMHLPEESKPLLHY